CCGCTCAGGCCGGTGACTACCGGCTCAACTCGGGAGATGTTCTGACCTTCGACTTCCTTGACGATGCCGAGCTGCCGGTTACCGCGACCGTGTCGGGCGCCGGCGTGGCGCAATTTCCACTCATCGGCGGGGTCGAGGTCGTCGGGCTCACGGTGCCGGAAGCACTGGCGAAGCTCCGTGGCGAGTACCGCAGGCGCGACGTTCTCGTCGATCCGAAAATCTCTCTCGATATTTCGACTTTTCGGCCGATTTTCGTGCTCGGAGAGGTCAAGACTCCGGGCTCGTTTCCTTTCTACAGCGGGCTGACCGTCGAGCAGGCCATCGGTCTGGCCGGGGGCATGCAGGTCGCTGCAGCGAGCGCATCCGACCGGATCGTCGCACGCGCCCGTCTGCGTGCGGAGGCAGAGGCCGCCAACGCCGAGATCATCCACGAGGCCATCTATGCGGCGAGGCTCGTGGCTCAGTTGAAATCCAGCGACAAGATTGACCTCGCCGATGTGCCTGAGGTGGCACGCGACTATGTGACCGGCGTGCCCCTCGATGGCGTGATAGAGCTCGAAGAAAAGATTCTGAAGGCGGACCTCGCCGCAAACAAGTCGCAAGCGCAGATCCTGGCCGAGGGCATAACCCAGTCCGAAGGCGGCATCGAGATACTGAACCAACTCATCCTGCAGCAAAAGGACGTGGTCCAGAACAGCAAGGAAGATGTGGAGCGTATCGCTACCTTGCGCAAGCGCGGGCTGAACACCGAGAGCGATCTTTCCCGCGCGGAGAACAGTGCTTCGGCCGAACAGGCTCAGCTTCTCGAGACCTTCGCCACACTTGCGCGATCGCGCCAGGAGTTGAGCGGGTTGAAGCTGCAGCTGGCAAAGCTTGCAGCCGACCGTGAGAAGGACATACTGACGCAGCTTCAAGCGCGTGAGATCGCTATCAAAAAGCTGATTTCTGGAAAGCACTCCGCCGAAGAGCAAATACTCCTCATGGCGGCGGTGGCCGAAGACGAGTCCAAGAAAAATCAGATTTCATATACCTATGAGATTCGGCGGAATCCGGTCGGCGGTACGCCGGCCAGCATAAAGGCGTCCACCCTGACTGAACTCGTTCCGGGCGACGTGCTCATGGTGTCAATTGCCGGAATGTAAGACTTAAATTCAGAGATTTTGAAAACACGCTCTATGCGCTTCTGCGCCAAGGGAATATTGAGTTGAAAACCTATAGAGAACCTGCGGCCGTCAGCTTCGGCTTGCCTGCCTCCTTGGGATTTTACCGTCTCAAGCGTTTCCTCGATTGCCTGTTTGCCGGAACCGTTTTCGTCCTGTGCCTGCCGCTGATGGTGGTCACGGCAGTGGTTGTTTGGGCTACCCTCGGCTTGCCGCTGTTCTTCACCCAGGCGCGCGCCGGTGCGGGGATGCGCGTCTTTACCGTTGCCAAATTCCGCACGATGACGGATGCGCGGGCACCTGACGGCACGCTTTTGCCGGATGCGTTGCGGCAGACCGCCGCGACCGCTCTGTTGCGGCGGCTGCGCTTCGATGAACTGCCGCAACTCATTGCGGTGCTTTCCGGCGACATGTCGATGGTAGGTCCGCGCCCGCTTCCCTTGGCGACCGTCGCCGGCTTCGGCGAACTAGGCCGCATGCGCTGCCGCATCGCCCCGGGAATGACCGGCTGGGCACAGGTAAACGGCAATACGCGGCTTTCGGACGAGGAGAAGATCGCTCTCGACCTCTGGTATGTCGCACATACCAGCCTCTGGCTCGATGCGCGGATCCTCCTGTTGACCCTGAAAACGCTGGTCACCGGTGAGCGGGTTCATGCGCGGCATCTGCAAGAGGCCAGGGAGTTTCTTTCGCGCCGCCTTGGCGCAGAGACGCCGAAGGCGTGATGCGGCGGATGAGCGCGCGCCAAGGCGGCAATATTTTTGATCAGGAGGTTTCATGGGTGGCGGGCAGATATCTTTCGGGCGCACTCTGGTCGTGGCGCCGCATCCCGATGACGAGGTGCTCGGCGCAGGCGGGACGATCGCGCGGCTCGCGGCCGAAGGTGAAGAGGTCTTCGTCGCGGTCGTGACGGAGGGAAAGCCTCCCGCCTTCGATCCGGAGGCAACTGCCCGGATACAGGCAGAAGCGAGGCAAGCGCACCGCGCCTTGGGCGTCACGGAAACCATATGGCTCCGGCTGCCGGCAGCACAGCTTGCGGAAACGGCGCATGCGACCGTCAATGCCGCCTTGCTCGAACTCGTTCACCGGCTGTCGCCGCAAACCGTCTTATTGCCCTTCGTGGGCGACATGCACATGGACCATCAGTTGACCTTCACGTCAGCGCTGGTCGCCTGCCGGCCGCACCAGGCGGAATTCCCAAAGCTCGTTCTCGCCTACGAGACCCTGTCAGAGACAAATTGGAATGCGCCCTATCTGTCTCCGGCGTTCGTGCCGAACGTCTTCGTCGATATCAGCGAGCATCTCGAGGCAAAGCTCAAGGCGATGGAGTTGTTTGCTTCCCAGGTGCGCCAGCCGCCGCATGAGCGCTCGATCGCGACCCTCAGGGCGCTGGCGACCTTGCGCGGGGCGACCGTGATGCGGCAAGCGGCGGAAGCTTTCGTATTGGTCCGGCACGTCGTCTAGGTTGAGGGACGGCGTCGCACGGAATTACTCACTATTGCCACAAGACCCAATTCAAATCGGAGGGACAGATGGGACGCTGGCCGGTTTACGACGAGGAGCAGATCGAGGATGTCGTGTCGGTCCTCAGATCTGGCGAGGTGAATGCCTGGACGGGACCGCACGTCCGCAACTTCGAGGCTGCCTATGAGCGCTTTCTCGGCGTAAAATATGCGGTGGCTCTCGCCAACGGAACGGTGGCGCTGGACCTCGCGCTCTTCGCGCTCGGACTTGAGCCGGGCGATGAGGTCATCGTGACGCCGCGCAGTTTCATTGCCTCGGCCTCAACGGTGCCGATGGCGGGTGGAGTTGCGGTTTTCGCCGACGTCGATCGCGACAGCCAAAACATCACCGCGGAAACCATAAGGGCGAAGCTGACGCCGAGGACCAAGGGCGTCATCGTCGTGCATCTGGCCGGCTGGCCCTGCGACATGCCCGCCATAATGGCGCTTGCCCGCGAAAAGGGGCTGTGGGTGATAGAGGATTGCGCTCAGGCGCACGGCGCCGAAATCGACGGCCGGCCGGTCGGCAGTTTCGGTGACATAGCGGCTTTTTCCTTCTGTCAGGACAAGATCATCACCACTGGAGGCGAGGGCGGGCTCGTGGCGATGAACGACGACGAGCTCTGGAAAAAGGCCTGGAGCCGCAAGGACCATGGCAAGTCGTATGACGCCGTCTACAACAAAGAGCACCCTCCGGGTTTCAGGTGGCTGCATGAGTCCATCGGCACCAACTGGCGCATGATGTCGATCCAGGCGGTCATGGGATCGCGTCAGTTGCAGCGCCTGACGGAATGGCGCAGCATAAGAGCGCACAATGCGGCTATTATCGCCAGAGCGGCCGAGGAGATCGAGGCTTTGCGCACGCCCTTGCCGCCCCGTGGGATTCAGCACGCGTGGTACAGGTTCTATACGTTTCTTCGGCCGGAGCGCCTGCGGCCCGACTGGAGCCGGGACCGGATCATTGCCGAAATCAACGGCGCCGGCGTCGCATGCTTCAGCGGCAGTTGCTCGGAAATCTACTTGGAAAAAGCCTTTACGGACATCGGTATGGCCCCGGCCCAGAGATTGCCCGACGCGCGCGAGCTCGGCGAGACGAGCCTGGCCTTCCTGGTCGACCCCGCGCTCGATACGGCGGCAATGGAGAAGGCGGCGCATGTCCTGCGGGAGGTGTTTGCAAGGGCCAGCATCGGCAGGCCAGCCCTCGATGCCGCGCGGCGTTAGAGCAGTTCCATCCGGAACTAGGCGCGCAGGTGCGGGTTCAGACGTTCAATCCCGTGTGGCCGACGAGACGTTTGGCGGAGACCGTCAGGTCGGCCGCGCACAAACCCTCGACCTCTGCGACCTGCGCCTCGTCCAGATAGTCCCTGAACCCACCTGCCTTACCACGGCGCATGCGCAGGCTTTCCACGTCGTTCCGATCGTAGTCATGAGCCGGAATGCCTTCTACCCGCTCCCTGTCCTGCATGGCCTCGAACCGGCCGGCCTCGACCGCTGCCCGGAGCGCCGTTCGATCGACCGGACAGCGGAGAAATTCCAGCACCGCCTCGGTTTGTCCTTCCGTGTCGGCGGAGAGGCCCTCGTAGCTCAGAACGAAGTGCGCGCGGTTGGACAGGCCGGCTGCCCAGCGATTGAGATAACCGATCATCTTG
The sequence above is drawn from the Sinorhizobium meliloti genome and encodes:
- a CDS encoding PIG-L deacetylase family protein, producing MGGGQISFGRTLVVAPHPDDEVLGAGGTIARLAAEGEEVFVAVVTEGKPPAFDPEATARIQAEARQAHRALGVTETIWLRLPAAQLAETAHATVNAALLELVHRLSPQTVLLPFVGDMHMDHQLTFTSALVACRPHQAEFPKLVLAYETLSETNWNAPYLSPAFVPNVFVDISEHLEAKLKAMELFASQVRQPPHERSIATLRALATLRGATVMRQAAEAFVLVRHVV
- a CDS encoding sugar transferase encodes the protein MKTYREPAAVSFGLPASLGFYRLKRFLDCLFAGTVFVLCLPLMVVTAVVVWATLGLPLFFTQARAGAGMRVFTVAKFRTMTDARAPDGTLLPDALRQTAATALLRRLRFDELPQLIAVLSGDMSMVGPRPLPLATVAGFGELGRMRCRIAPGMTGWAQVNGNTRLSDEEKIALDLWYVAHTSLWLDARILLLTLKTLVTGERVHARHLQEAREFLSRRLGAETPKA
- a CDS encoding polysaccharide biosynthesis/export family protein: MGISPAVYRTILPRWKLGAFLLMVLWTLAFPMITSMPAQAGDYRLNSGDVLTFDFLDDAELPVTATVSGAGVAQFPLIGGVEVVGLTVPEALAKLRGEYRRRDVLVDPKISLDISTFRPIFVLGEVKTPGSFPFYSGLTVEQAIGLAGGMQVAAASASDRIVARARLRAEAEAANAEIIHEAIYAARLVAQLKSSDKIDLADVPEVARDYVTGVPLDGVIELEEKILKADLAANKSQAQILAEGITQSEGGIEILNQLILQQKDVVQNSKEDVERIATLRKRGLNTESDLSRAENSASAEQAQLLETFATLARSRQELSGLKLQLAKLAADREKDILTQLQAREIAIKKLISGKHSAEEQILLMAAVAEDESKKNQISYTYEIRRNPVGGTPASIKASTLTELVPGDVLMVSIAGM
- a CDS encoding DegT/DnrJ/EryC1/StrS family aminotransferase, with protein sequence MGRWPVYDEEQIEDVVSVLRSGEVNAWTGPHVRNFEAAYERFLGVKYAVALANGTVALDLALFALGLEPGDEVIVTPRSFIASASTVPMAGGVAVFADVDRDSQNITAETIRAKLTPRTKGVIVVHLAGWPCDMPAIMALAREKGLWVIEDCAQAHGAEIDGRPVGSFGDIAAFSFCQDKIITTGGEGGLVAMNDDELWKKAWSRKDHGKSYDAVYNKEHPPGFRWLHESIGTNWRMMSIQAVMGSRQLQRLTEWRSIRAHNAAIIARAAEEIEALRTPLPPRGIQHAWYRFYTFLRPERLRPDWSRDRIIAEINGAGVACFSGSCSEIYLEKAFTDIGMAPAQRLPDARELGETSLAFLVDPALDTAAMEKAAHVLREVFARASIGRPALDAARR